From a region of the Pirellulales bacterium genome:
- a CDS encoding DUF3500 domain-containing protein has protein sequence MSHSPNCPDCTVENGIVENNTPKLTVPRRKFLQTSAAAVAAFSAGVSALPNWAVAKEAVAAASTPESLVKLLMESLSPGQKETICFDWDYQDAKRGLLRTYVSNNWKITEPNINDDFYTKDQRQLVRDIFKGLIQPDWVKKIDKQLEDDAGGFGNEQSIAIFGAPGEKFEFVMTGRHMTLRCDGNSASHVAFGGPIFYGHAADGFNEKPDHPGNVFWPQAQAANKVYQMLDEKQRKGALVTDANLPREQAVGFRGKKNDLPGIPVTEMSADQQSEMQKVLALLLEPYRQGDRDEVLACLKAQGGLEGCSLAFYQAGDLGNDQVWDNWRLEGPSFVWHFRGTPHVHVWVNVADDASVKLNA, from the coding sequence ATGTCCCATTCGCCCAACTGCCCCGATTGCACAGTCGAAAATGGAATTGTGGAGAATAACACGCCCAAGTTGACTGTTCCCCGCCGCAAATTTCTGCAAACGAGCGCCGCGGCGGTCGCCGCCTTTTCCGCGGGGGTGTCCGCCTTGCCTAATTGGGCCGTGGCCAAAGAAGCCGTCGCCGCCGCCAGCACGCCGGAATCGCTGGTCAAACTGCTCATGGAGTCGCTTTCTCCCGGGCAGAAAGAGACGATTTGCTTTGATTGGGATTATCAAGACGCCAAGCGGGGGCTGTTGCGGACGTATGTCTCGAACAATTGGAAAATCACCGAGCCGAACATCAACGACGATTTTTATACCAAGGACCAGCGGCAACTGGTGCGGGACATTTTTAAGGGGTTGATCCAGCCCGATTGGGTTAAGAAGATCGACAAGCAGTTAGAGGATGACGCGGGGGGCTTTGGGAATGAGCAAAGCATTGCGATTTTTGGCGCTCCGGGGGAAAAGTTTGAATTTGTGATGACCGGCCGCCACATGACGCTGCGGTGCGATGGCAATTCGGCCTCGCATGTCGCCTTTGGCGGGCCGATCTTTTACGGCCACGCGGCGGACGGCTTTAATGAAAAGCCGGACCATCCGGGGAATGTCTTTTGGCCGCAAGCCCAAGCGGCGAACAAGGTCTATCAAATGCTGGATGAAAAGCAGCGCAAGGGGGCCTTGGTGACGGACGCGAATTTGCCGCGCGAGCAAGCGGTCGGTTTCCGCGGCAAGAAGAACGACCTGCCGGGAATTCCCGTGACCGAGATGTCCGCCGATCAGCAGTCGGAAATGCAAAAAGTGTTGGCTCTGCTATTGGAACCGTATCGCCAAGGGGATCGGGATGAAGTCTTGGCCTGCCTGAAAGCGCAGGGAGGCCTGGAGGGGTGTTCGCTGGCGTTTTATCAGGCCGGAGACCTGGGGAATGACCAAGTGTGGGATAACTGGCGGCTGGAAGGGCCATCGTTTGTATGGCACTTTCGCGGTACGCCCCACGTGCATGTCTGGGTGAACGTGGCGGATGACGCCAGCGTCAAACTGAATGCGTAA
- a CDS encoding PH domain-containing protein, whose product MPAVLEPPSPIAGVSPPELKETTIMTVWPSIAATGIGRFLGQLYAIDLGVSVFTVGNLIALLSIPIVLPLILGKFAVDFLAGVPILGLPFLPLKGSVQRYILTNRRVLIAEGLIPQPTQYVDLDRFDSIEVVVQPGQAWYPAGDLIFRKGNTETFRLAGVRRPETFRQTIMKARNGYVGVKKIMD is encoded by the coding sequence ATGCCCGCCGTGCTGGAACCTCCCTCGCCCATCGCCGGTGTTAGCCCTCCCGAGCTCAAGGAAACCACGATCATGACGGTCTGGCCGTCGATCGCGGCCACGGGTATTGGCCGGTTTTTGGGTCAACTGTATGCCATTGATCTTGGCGTGAGCGTGTTTACCGTGGGAAATTTAATCGCGCTGTTGTCCATCCCGATTGTTTTACCCCTGATTCTGGGCAAGTTCGCGGTCGATTTTTTGGCGGGAGTGCCGATCCTGGGCCTGCCGTTTTTGCCGCTTAAAGGCTCAGTCCAACGGTATATTTTGACGAATCGCCGGGTGCTGATAGCGGAAGGATTGATCCCCCAGCCGACGCAGTATGTTGACTTGGACCGCTTTGACTCGATTGAAGTGGTCGTGCAACCGGGGCAGGCTTGGTATCCGGCGGGTGATTTAATCTTTCGCAAGGGAAACACCGAAACATTTCGTTTGGCGGGTGTCCGCCGACCCGAGACATTTCGTCAAACGATCATGAAGGCCCGCAACGGCTACGTGGGCGTAAAGAAAATCATGGATTAG
- a CDS encoding NAD(+)/NADH kinase, with translation MDSPSVPSWSTPPGPRVLLLGRTGNPRIAAELERFRPELAKLAQIIHCDLDLPVAEQDNHSLATVPAADFAIVLGGDGSILRAAHRLGERQIPIIGANLGKLGFLADYSPDDLLAILPAICAGRYRVVRHLMFRCEILRKEEVLASTLGLNETALLGGPPFQMLNIHLRVDAEWVTSYSCDGLIVSTPVGSTAHNLSAGGPILRKDLRAFVICAISPHTMTVRPLVDSAERVYELLVDQPHESTSVVVDGRVLGRLTAADRVRISQAGTHFQLIEVLGRSYYRTLREKLGWSGHVRPN, from the coding sequence ATGGATTCCCCCTCCGTCCCTTCCTGGTCGACTCCCCCCGGTCCCCGCGTGCTGCTGCTGGGCCGGACGGGCAATCCGCGCATCGCGGCGGAACTCGAGCGTTTTCGACCTGAATTGGCCAAGCTCGCCCAGATCATCCATTGCGATCTGGACCTGCCCGTGGCCGAGCAGGACAACCACTCCCTGGCCACGGTCCCCGCTGCGGACTTTGCCATTGTCCTGGGGGGGGATGGCTCCATCCTGCGGGCCGCCCATCGCCTGGGGGAGCGGCAAATTCCGATCATTGGCGCAAATTTGGGCAAGCTGGGTTTTTTAGCGGATTATTCCCCCGACGACTTGCTAGCTATTTTGCCCGCGATCTGCGCGGGGCGGTATCGGGTGGTGCGGCATCTAATGTTTCGCTGCGAAATCCTGCGCAAAGAAGAAGTGCTAGCAAGTACCCTGGGCCTGAATGAAACGGCCCTCCTGGGGGGACCGCCGTTTCAAATGCTGAACATCCATCTTCGCGTTGACGCTGAATGGGTGACGTCGTATAGTTGCGACGGTTTGATCGTCTCCACGCCGGTCGGTTCGACCGCCCACAACTTGTCGGCGGGGGGTCCGATTTTGCGAAAAGACCTGCGGGCGTTTGTGATTTGTGCGATTAGTCCACACACGATGACCGTGCGTCCGCTGGTGGATAGCGCCGAGCGGGTGTACGAGCTGCTGGTGGACCAGCCGCACGAATCGACCTCGGTGGTGGTGGATGGCCGGGTGTTGGGGCGACTGACGGCCGCGGACCGGGTGCGTATCAGCCAGGCGGGGACGCATTTTCAATTGATCGAAGTGCTGGGTCGCAGCTACTACCGCACCTTACGCGAAAAACTGGGCTGGAGCGGACACGTGCGGCCAAATTAG
- a CDS encoding SDR family NAD(P)-dependent oxidoreductase produces the protein MQDWPQRVVLITGASRGLGLHLAGKFAQRSARLVLVARQPEQLFTAAAGLGLSADRCLILPADVTDDASVASLFAQINQHFGQLDVLVNCAGASQRGLIAQTPLADFERLWRLNVLGVVRMCQGALPLLTVSQGTIVNIGSLAGKLAARYLGAYCATKHALAGLSQQMRLELAPTGVRVLHVCPGPIRRDDAGARYAEQGAGLPPQASKPGAGVKLSGMDPAWLAEQIVRGVEKRQPELVFPWRARLLMAISALAPRWGDWLIGKMTSGPP, from the coding sequence ATGCAGGATTGGCCCCAGCGAGTTGTTTTGATAACGGGCGCGTCGCGTGGTTTGGGCCTGCATTTGGCCGGTAAATTTGCCCAGCGGAGCGCGCGCTTGGTGCTGGTCGCCCGTCAACCCGAGCAATTGTTTACCGCCGCCGCCGGTTTAGGCCTTTCGGCGGATCGTTGCTTGATACTTCCCGCGGATGTGACCGATGATGCCAGCGTGGCGTCGCTCTTTGCCCAAATTAACCAGCATTTTGGCCAGCTTGATGTGCTGGTGAATTGCGCGGGGGCCTCGCAGCGAGGGCTAATCGCACAGACGCCGCTGGCGGATTTTGAACGTTTGTGGCGGCTCAACGTGTTAGGCGTGGTGCGTATGTGCCAGGGGGCGTTGCCCCTGTTAACGGTTAGCCAGGGGACAATTGTCAATATTGGCAGCCTGGCGGGAAAGCTGGCCGCGCGGTACCTAGGGGCATACTGCGCCACCAAACATGCGCTGGCGGGGCTGTCGCAGCAGATGCGGCTGGAACTAGCACCAACGGGAGTGCGGGTGCTGCATGTCTGTCCGGGGCCGATTCGCCGCGATGACGCCGGCGCGCGCTATGCGGAACAGGGGGCGGGATTACCCCCGCAGGCGTCAAAACCGGGAGCCGGGGTAAAGTTGTCCGGCATGGATCCCGCCTGGCTGGCCGAGCAAATCGTCCGAGGCGTGGAAAAACGACAGCCGGAACTGGTTTTTCCCTGGCGGGCGCGGTTACTCATGGCGATTTCCGCCCTGGCGCCCCGTTGGGGGGACTGGTTGATCGGCAAAATGACCAGTGGGCCGCCCTAG
- a CDS encoding DNA-formamidopyrimidine glycosylase family protein, with amino-acid sequence MPELPEVETMRRGLLPLTGQVIRRVRLLPCERRPLTITPAQIDFCRSQTGQKIIAIERLGKRVILRLANELALVIEPRMTGLLLLADPPTADHLRVRWECVPPSSKRSGPRGKTTSFWYWDRRGLGVLRLVTPAQFAAYYGPQRIGPDALQLSPVELRARLQGTSRPIKVALLDQKLLAGVGNLYASEMLHLAKIHPAVPCDCLRGGDWSRLHAALVEVLETAIRYEGSTLGDGTYRNVLNQDGGYQNEHRVYARHKELCPACQKAAVVRIVQAQRATFFCPRCQRARGVKST; translated from the coding sequence GTGCCCGAACTGCCCGAAGTTGAAACCATGCGCCGCGGATTGCTGCCGTTGACCGGGCAAGTAATTCGCCGGGTGCGGCTTTTGCCCTGTGAACGCCGGCCGCTGACCATCACGCCCGCTCAAATCGATTTTTGCCGCAGCCAGACAGGCCAAAAAATCATCGCCATCGAACGCCTGGGAAAGCGCGTCATTCTGCGCCTGGCCAACGAACTGGCCCTGGTGATCGAACCCCGCATGACCGGCTTGTTGCTCTTGGCCGATCCCCCCACCGCCGACCACTTACGCGTGCGGTGGGAGTGTGTTCCCCCTTCGTCCAAGCGTTCAGGCCCACGCGGTAAAACCACCTCGTTTTGGTATTGGGACCGCCGCGGCTTGGGCGTGCTCCGGTTGGTCACGCCGGCGCAGTTTGCCGCGTATTATGGCCCGCAGCGGATCGGCCCCGACGCCTTGCAGCTAAGTCCCGTTGAACTGCGCGCGCGGTTGCAGGGGACCAGCCGGCCGATCAAGGTCGCGCTCTTGGACCAAAAACTGTTGGCGGGCGTGGGAAACCTGTACGCGTCGGAAATGCTGCACCTGGCAAAAATCCATCCCGCGGTGCCGTGTGATTGCCTGCGCGGGGGGGATTGGTCGCGGCTGCATGCGGCCCTGGTCGAAGTGCTCGAGACCGCGATCCGCTACGAAGGCTCTACCCTGGGGGATGGGACCTACCGCAATGTGCTAAACCAAGATGGCGGCTACCAAAACGAGCATCGGGTGTATGCCCGTCACAAGGAACTTTGCCCCGCCTGCCAAAAAGCGGCGGTGGTCCGCATTGTGCAGGCCCAGCGGGCGACGTTTTTTTGCCCCCGCTGCCAACGAGCGCGGGGCGTAAAATCGACTTAA
- a CDS encoding segregation/condensation protein A, translating to MNFRVELPIFRGPMDLLLYLVRKHEVEITEIPIAPITEQFLDYLTVLRELHVDQAGDFLDVASTLIEIKSRQVLPRGDEVEEPLPDPRGELVQRLLEYKKFKDAACLLEDRAREWQQHYPRLAEEYSTRPIDPADEPLASVELWDLVSAFGRILRERATVPTSRIRYDETPIHVYMGQIHAVLRERRRVKFSEFLRPDLHRSALVGIFLAVLELVRNYRIQVEQDQLFGEIELVASAELLAAPPSVEFGPILTYEHGPHGEMSGT from the coding sequence ATGAATTTTCGCGTGGAATTGCCGATCTTTCGCGGGCCAATGGATTTGCTATTGTATCTGGTTCGCAAGCACGAGGTGGAGATCACCGAGATTCCGATTGCGCCGATCACCGAGCAGTTTTTGGATTATTTGACCGTGCTGCGGGAACTACACGTCGATCAGGCGGGCGATTTTTTGGATGTGGCCAGCACACTGATCGAGATCAAGTCTAGGCAAGTACTGCCACGGGGGGACGAGGTCGAAGAGCCGCTCCCCGATCCGCGGGGAGAACTGGTTCAACGGCTGCTAGAATACAAGAAGTTCAAGGACGCGGCGTGCTTGCTGGAAGACCGCGCGCGGGAGTGGCAACAGCATTATCCCCGTCTGGCCGAGGAATATTCCACCCGGCCTATTGATCCGGCGGATGAACCCCTGGCCAGTGTGGAACTATGGGATCTGGTGAGTGCGTTTGGCCGCATCCTCCGCGAGCGGGCGACGGTGCCGACGTCGCGGATTCGCTATGACGAAACCCCCATTCATGTCTACATGGGCCAAATCCACGCAGTCTTGCGGGAACGGCGGCGGGTCAAATTTAGCGAGTTTTTACGGCCTGACCTGCATCGCTCCGCCCTGGTGGGGATTTTTTTGGCGGTGCTAGAATTGGTCCGAAATTACCGCATTCAGGTGGAGCAAGATCAACTCTTTGGCGAGATCGAACTGGTTGCGTCGGCGGAATTGCTGGCCGCGCCCCCCAGTGTGGAATTTGGCCCCATCCTGACTTATGAGCATGGACCGCACGGGGAAATGAGCGGCACCTAA
- a CDS encoding PQQ-binding-like beta-propeller repeat protein, with the protein MSITSCRFCLRSPNFLRAALWSAFVGLTWICNSAVVRADWEQFQGNAAHTGYVDSYIYAPGLTQQWFSPAPSYSAGPGDRSVAIVAGDVYATMLQGYGPVGPYLVKRLDGLTGATEWQASIPGSSHSGVSAPSVAGDTVYVHHFGHSGSSGSAFPTDYPALVGLDRASGVQQFWTTHSGQWSSGSRPTIEGTGVFAAGGYFGGLDAYGLNGSHVWFHGVNQQYGWIPAADQNNVYVYMGAASASPGPSVGSLFIVNRTTGVRDATVPHPQSNGTFYGEEQSVILGGQGDALALTYNNHPAFANSKTLVSFDIVSRTINWQITGNFGGNAAVSDGQIAVPDGNALRIVDQSTGGTLWTWTAPGAVWGNVVLSNQYAFVNAGGSVHAIDLLTRTSVWNSSGVTGSIALDDNLLVISNPSGVRAYTAIPEPASFVATVVAGAAWMLMRRRKARITGQT; encoded by the coding sequence GTGAGCATTACATCATGCCGTTTCTGTTTGCGCAGCCCAAATTTTTTGCGCGCTGCCCTGTGGAGTGCGTTTGTTGGTCTGACCTGGATCTGCAACTCCGCCGTTGTTCGAGCGGATTGGGAGCAATTTCAGGGGAACGCCGCACACACTGGTTACGTCGATAGTTATATCTATGCCCCCGGCTTGACGCAGCAATGGTTCTCCCCAGCCCCGTCCTATTCGGCCGGACCCGGCGATCGCAGCGTGGCCATCGTCGCTGGGGACGTTTACGCCACGATGCTGCAAGGTTACGGACCCGTTGGTCCATACTTGGTCAAACGCCTGGACGGATTGACGGGCGCGACGGAGTGGCAGGCCTCAATTCCCGGCAGTTCGCATTCGGGCGTCTCGGCCCCCTCAGTGGCCGGTGATACTGTCTACGTGCATCATTTTGGGCATTCCGGCAGCAGCGGATCAGCTTTTCCCACGGACTACCCAGCGCTTGTGGGGCTGGATAGAGCTAGTGGCGTCCAGCAATTTTGGACGACGCATTCCGGTCAATGGTCGAGCGGCAGCCGGCCAACGATCGAGGGGACCGGGGTCTTCGCCGCGGGGGGCTATTTCGGCGGGTTGGACGCCTATGGTTTGAACGGCTCCCACGTTTGGTTTCATGGGGTGAACCAGCAATATGGCTGGATTCCAGCCGCCGACCAAAACAATGTCTACGTGTACATGGGGGCCGCGAGCGCCAGCCCCGGGCCCAGCGTCGGGTCGCTCTTTATTGTGAATCGTACCACGGGAGTACGCGACGCAACCGTGCCGCACCCACAATCAAACGGCACCTTTTATGGAGAAGAGCAAAGCGTAATCCTGGGCGGCCAGGGGGATGCGCTCGCGCTGACGTACAATAATCATCCAGCTTTTGCCAATAGCAAGACCCTAGTGAGTTTTGATATCGTCAGCCGCACGATCAACTGGCAAATCACAGGCAATTTTGGTGGCAACGCCGCCGTTTCCGACGGTCAGATCGCCGTGCCCGACGGCAACGCGCTGCGGATTGTGGATCAATCGACCGGCGGAACCTTGTGGACCTGGACCGCGCCGGGGGCGGTGTGGGGCAATGTCGTGCTAAGCAATCAGTACGCATTTGTAAATGCCGGCGGCAGCGTGCATGCGATTGACCTGCTGACGCGGACGTCCGTTTGGAACTCGTCCGGTGTAACGGGCAGTATCGCGCTCGACGATAACCTGCTAGTCATCAGCAATCCGAGCGGAGTGCGTGCCTACACGGCGATCCCCGAACCTGCCTCGTTCGTTGCGACTGTTGTAGCGGGTGCCGCATGGATGCTCATGCGGCGGCGCAAGGCGCGGATTACCGGCCAAACTTAA